Sequence from the Thermoflexus sp. genome:
ATGTAGATTTTGTGGAAATCCTGGATCCCTGTCATCCCCTATCCAGGCCATTTTGGGGCACCCAAATGGGCCATTTTTGTGGAAGGGGAGGGGCGATCCCCTTTGGGAATCGCGAGCGCCATAAAATTTAGGAGAGGGATCCTGGAGGTCGAGAGGGGTTCTTCGATGGGAGGCCGTATCCTGTTGATCGATGATGACGCGCTGCTCCGTCGCAGTCTGGCCTTCAGCCTGGAGCAGGCGGGTTTCGAAGTGCACACGGCGGCCACTGCCGAGGAGGGGCTGGCGATTGCCGCCCGGGAGCGGCCGGACCTGGTGCTCCTGGACATTGGGCTGCCGGGGATGGATGGCCTGGAGGCCCTGCGGCGTTTCCGGGAGATCCTGGGGCTCCCCGTGATCTTCCTCACCGCTCGCCGGCGGGAGCTGGACCAGGTTGTAGGGCTGGAGCTGGGAGCGGATGACTACATCACCAAGCCCTTCGATACCGATGTCCTGATCGCGCGCATCCGGGCGGTCCTGCGTCGGATTCGGTCGTCTCCCATGGTTTCCTCCACGCCATCTCCCCTCGTCGTTGGCGATCTGGTGATCGATCCGGCGGCGCGGACGGTCATGGTGGCCGGTCGCATGGTTTCCCTGACCCCGAA
This genomic interval carries:
- a CDS encoding response regulator transcription factor; the protein is MGGRILLIDDDALLRRSLAFSLEQAGFEVHTAATAEEGLAIAARERPDLVLLDIGLPGMDGLEALRRFREILGLPVIFLTARRRELDQVVGLELGADDYITKPFDTDVLIARIRAVLRRIRSSPMVSSTPSPLVVGDLVIDPAARTVMVAGRMVSLTPKEFDLLYTLALAPNRVLPTEMLLNQVWGAEYAGQPETLYVHIRWLREKIEEDPEHPRRILTVRGVGYKLVPQG